A single window of Liolophura sinensis isolate JHLJ2023 chromosome 6, CUHK_Ljap_v2, whole genome shotgun sequence DNA harbors:
- the LOC135466942 gene encoding calpain small subunit 2-like yields MTGKLGRDEFVTLYNDLNDWKKAFKEHDVDEGGTMDIHELRRAFKSFGFRLSNRLLVAIGRRYANKAGVIDIQDFMLCSCRLKTIITYYYENINSDRQRLAQTSGVFRVNL; encoded by the exons ATGACTGGGAAACTTGGCAGAGACGAGTTTGTGACTTTATACAACGATCTCAATGACTGGAAG AAAGCCTTTAAGGAACACGATGTGGACGAGGGCGGGACGATGGACATCCATGAACTAAGGCGCGCTTTCAAATCTTTTG GCTTCAGGCTGAGTAACCGGTTGTTGGTGGCCATTGGCCGGCGATATGCAAACAAGGCAGGCGTCATTGACATCCAAGACTTCATGCTGTGCTCATGTCGGCTAAAAACCATCATCA CTTATTACTACGAGAACATCAATTCAGACCGTCAGCGCTTGGCTCAAACCAGTGGCGTGTTCAGAGTCAACTTGTAG